CAGTAAAATCATAAGGCACAGGTTTTGCAATTCCCAAAGTCCCAAACAATTCGCCATCCAACAACATGGGAACAGCAATGGAACCTTCAACCTTTGTTTCTTTTGCAGCAGGTCTTGCAACTCCGGATTCATCGGTTTGGAGATTACACATTTCCACAGGTTTTTTCCTTTCAGCTGCAATACCTGCCATACCTTTTCCAATAGGAATGGCTTCCATTTTTGGCAATAGGAAATCCGGGATTCCTTGTTGTGCCTTTAAGCGCAATAGGTTACTTTCTTTGTCCAGCACATGGATTGTTCCCGTAGTACAGTCAAATGCGGAAATGGTCTCGGACAGGAGCTCTGACCAGTTGATTTCGCCTTTGATTTCCTTAATGTTATTGATGATATTTTGTGTTTTGTTCATGTTTTTTTTTGATGTACAAAGTACTAAGTACAAAGTACCAAGTAGGGGTTTGTTTATGGATTTAGGTTTCTTGAAATAAAGACGGATTTTGTGCCTCATATCTTGAATCTCACTTTTCAATAGATTTTCATTCCGAGCAGTAGTCGGGCTAGACAT
This window of the Aquiflexum balticum DSM 16537 genome carries:
- a CDS encoding GAF domain-containing protein, whose product is MNKTQNIINNIKEIKGEINWSELLSETISAFDCTTGTIHVLDKESNLLRLKAQQGIPDFLLPKMEAIPIGKGMAGIAAERKKPVEMCNLQTDESGVARPAAKETKVEGSIAVPMLLDGELFGTLGIAKPVPYDFTEEESEGLLRIGESLAGRIVS